DNA from Flavobacteriales bacterium:
CCCAGCCGCACCATGAAATTGCCAAGGGTGTTGCCTGAAGCGATGCTCGTGGTACCGTAGCGGAAGTAGAGGTGGGTGATGGGCCCGCCCGTGGCGCCGGTGAGGTCGCCCGGCAGGTAGAGCATCTGCGTGTGGCGCGCATAGGCGGTGCTGCCGAACAGGAAAGTGCTGTTGCTGGTGCCGCAGCATTTCTGCGCCTGCTGTGCGTGGGTGGCGACCGTGCCCGCCAGGAGCAGGGCGACGGCGAGGAGCGTGGCTTGGGCCATGGCCTTTCGTTTCGTCGAATGTAGGCAGCGAACGGCTGTGCACCCCGCTCAGCGGAGGCCTTCCCAGGCCTTCCGCTCCGCTTGCAGCAGGGCGGCGTAATCGGCGGCGGTGAGGGGGCTGGCCGGGCCGGGGTCCATTTCCAGCCGTCCGGCAGGGATTTCATCCTGCACCAGGGGCGCGCTCAGCACCCGGTCCTGCACCACCAGGGCCACCCGCTGCCCGATGGCGTTGAAGGTGCCGGCCCGCAGCCGCGTTGCACCCACGGCATCCATGCCCAGGTGCAGCACCGGCCGGCCAGTCATGGATTCGCCCACGGCGATGCGCGCGAAATGCTCCACGGTGACGATGGCGCTGGGGTCGATGTGGAGCCGTTCGCCCTCCACGGTGCGCGCCACGCCGAAACCGCTGTCCACCACGAAGTAGAGCCCGCTGGCCAGCGCGCCCTCGGCCACCGGTCGGCTGCGGTTGGGAACCACCGTGCGTTCGGCCTCGGCCAGCAGCGCTGGGTCGATGGGCGGCGGAGCTCCTGTGCAGCACAGCAGCGCCAGTGCAGCCAGGAGGGGGAGGAGGCGGCTGGTCATCGGCGAGGGGCAGCAACGGTTCGTCGGTGCATGTGCGGAAACGCTGCCTTCATGCAAGCTACCGAGCGGACGGATCGACACGTCGGGAATGCCTGGTCGGCGTCCGTTGGAATGCGGTGCCGTAACCATCGAGGCTGGGCTGATGCGCGGGGGGGCCAGCGACGCTGGTTCGGCGGCAGGGGCTCGGCACATCGCTCCTTGGGGTTGGTCAGGGACGCTGGCGGTTCTGTGGGTAGCAGAAAGCAGTGGCAGCCCTTATTGACTGGGAGAGCTCGCCGGCCGGGTCCCCCGCCGGCCGCGAGGAGCCATGCTACTCGTTGGTCATCCTCACGCACTTCTCCACCACATCCTCCACGCTCGGCTTGCTGAAGTAGTCGCCATCGCTGCCGTAGGCGGGGCGGTGGGCCTTGGCAGTGAGGGTGCTTGGCGTGGCATCGAGCCAGCGGTAGCCGTCTTGCTCTTCCAGGATCTGCTGCAGCAGGTAGGCGCTGGCGCCGCCCGGCACGTCCTCGTCCACTACCAGCAGGCGGTTGGTCTTCTTCAGGCTCTCCACGGTGCGGTGCGCGCGGTCGAAGGGGAGGAGGGTGCGCGCATCGATGAGCTCCACGCTGATGCCCATGCCCTCGAGCGTTTCGCAGGCCTTCGCGCAGATGTTGAAGGTGGAGCCATAGCTCACGAGGGTGAGGTCATTGCCCTCGCGCACCACCTCCACCTGGCCGATGGGCACGGTGAAAGCGCCGAGGTTGCTGGGTAGGCGCTCCTTGCTGCGGTAGCCGTTGAGGCATTCGATCACCAGCGCGGGGTCATCGCTTAGCAGCAAGGTGTTGTACATGCCCGAGGCCTGCTGCATGTTGCGCGGCACGCACACCACCACGCCGCGCACGCTGTTGATGATCATGCCCATGGGGCTGCCGCTGTGCCATACGCCTTCCAAACGGTGGCCGCGCGTGCGCACGATCAACGGGCATTTCTGGCCGCCCTTGGTGCGCCAGAGCACGGTAGCCAGGTCGTCGCTCATGCCCTGCAGGCAGTAAAGCAGGTAATCGAGGTATTGGATCTCGGCCACAGGGCGCAGGCCGCGCAGCGCCATGCCGATGCCCTGGCCCAGGATGGTGGCCTCGCGGATGCCGGTATCGCTCACGCGCAGCTCGCCGAACTGCACCTGCATCCCTTCCATGCCCTGGTTCACGTCGCCGATCTTGCCGGTGTCTTCGCCGAAGGTGAGCAGCAGCGGCTCCCGTTCGAAGAGCGCCTTGAAATTGTCGCGGATGATGATGCGGCCATCGACCATCTCGTCGGTGGCGTACTCCACGGGTATCTCGCGCACGTTGAGGCAGCTCCTGGCGCTCTGGCTGTAGAGGTGCGAGCCGTAGCGCTCGGCATTGAGGGTCCGGGCGCTGTCGACCCAGGCCTTCAGCGCGGATGCCTGTCCGCCGGCAGCCAGCAGCGCGCGCCGCGCCGCGCTCAGCACTTCCTTGCGCCCCGGCGCCATTTCCGCTTTCAGCTCCGCCGCGATCGCCGCGCACCCTTCGGCCCCCGAGCCCTCGATCAAGCCGACGACCTCGTCGCGCTCCGCCTTGATCTCGCCCTGGAACGCGGCCCAAGCAGCCTTCTGGCCGGCGCGCGCATCGGCCTTGGCCTTGGCCTCCAGGGCATCCAGTTCCTCGGCGGTGGCAATCACCTCCCCACCGGGACGGGCGCTGAGGATCCACTCGCGGAACTTCACGTTGCAGTCGTAAACCTTGTACCACTCCAGCAGCTCTGCGCTCTTGTAGCGCTCGTGGCTGCCGCTGGTGCTGTGGCCCTGGGGCTGCGTCACCTCTTCCACGTGGATGAGCACCGGCACATGCTCATCGCGGCACAGGGCGATCGCCTTCTCGTAGGTGCGGTTCAGGGATACGTAGTCCCAGCCCTTGGTCCTGAAGATCTCGATGCCATTGGTGCCCGGCTCGCGCTGGAAGCCCTGCAGCAGGGCGCTGATGCTGCCCTTGGTGGTCTGGTAGGCCTTGCTCACGCTGATGCCCCAGCCATCGTCCCAAACGCTCATGGCCAGCGGCACCTGCAGCACGCCGGCTGCGTTCATGGTCTCCCAGAAGTGGCCCTCGCTGGTGCTGGCATCGCCGATGGTGCCGAAGGCCACCTCGTTGCCCATGTGGGTGAGGTGGGTGTGCCCGTGCAGTGCTGGGCTGTGGCGGAACACCTTGCTAGCCTGCGCGAGGCCGAGCAGGCGCGGCATCTGGCCGGCGGTGGGGGAAATGTCGGGCGATGAGTTGGGCTGGGCCATCAGGTCCTTCCATTCGCCGTTGGCATCGAGGCTGCGCGTGGCGAAGTGGCCATTCATGCTGCGGCCGGCGCTGCTGGGGTCTGCGTCCGCATCGGCATGGGCATAGAGCTGGGCGAACCATTGCTGCACGGTGAGCTGGCCGATGGCGAACATGAAGGTCATGTCACGGTAGTAGCCGCTGCGCCAATCGCCGTCGCGGAACTGCTTGGCCATGGCCACCTGCGCCAGCTCCTTGCCATCGCCGAAGATGCCGAACTTGGCCTTGCCGCCCAGTACTTCCTTGCGGCCGATGAGGCTGGCCTCGCGGCTGATGACGCACAGTTCGTAGTCGCGCAGCACCTCGGCGCGGAGCTCGTCCAGGGAGAGGGTCTCTTCAGCTGTTTTCGTACGGGCCATGGTGATTCGTAGGGTACCGCGCGAAGGTAGGGCCAGGGGCCGGAAGGGCCGAACGCGCGGGCGCCGCACGGGAGCGGGCACGGCGCCACCGGTGCAGCGCTCATCGGTGGTCGAACGGTTGACCGCCGTCAATCGCAAGGCTGATGCCGGTTAGCCCGCACCGTGTCACGCCCCGGTACCCTTGCACCGATACCCGATACCACGCGCACATGCACCGCTCTTTCACGCTGTTCCTGCTCATGTGGGCCACCGTCGGCATGGCCCAGAACCCGCTTGCCGGAAGCCGATGGGGCGCCTACATGACCGGCCCGGGAGGCGGCTACGTCATGGTGGATTTCGACTTCCACGCGGATACCGTGTTCATGATTTCCGCTATCTCCAACGTCAGCCTGTCCTTCGCGCGTTACCAAGTGGATGACGACCTCGTCACGTTCAGCGCGATCCCCAATTTCCCTTGCGTGAACGACGCGGACACGTTCAGCTTCACGATCGTAGCGGACTCGCTTGACTTCGTGCCGCACAGCGTCAGCTGCCAGTCGAATAGCGCAACCTGGTCGCCATACCTCTTTATCCGCGTCACCGGTGTGGGTATGGACGAGGGTGCATGGGCGATGCCGCTGACCGTGTGGCCCAATCCGGCCGGTGATGTCCTCCATGTCCGTTGCCCTGAAGGCCTGGCTCCGGGAACGGTGATCACCATCATCAGCAGCATGGGGGGCGAGGTGGCCCGGCACACCGTTCAGCAGGATGTCATTGCTCTTCCGTTGAGCCACCTGGCACCGGGGCTCTACCATGTCAGGGCTGCTGGTGCGGCAGGCCATTATCGGCAGCAGGTGATGGTGGCGCGGTGAGCGCACCCGTAGCGGTCCGGTGAGGCGGGCATCCGCAACGGGTGCAGTGCTGGTCGGGAAGGTGCTTCGGTTACCGTGTGATGGCCGGCTCGAAAGGGGGAGGGGCTTGCGGTTGCGCGAACCGGAGGAGGCGCTCCACGTTG
Protein-coding regions in this window:
- a CDS encoding transketolase C-terminal domain-containing protein; the encoded protein is MARTKTAEETLSLDELRAEVLRDYELCVISREASLIGRKEVLGGKAKFGIFGDGKELAQVAMAKQFRDGDWRSGYYRDMTFMFAIGQLTVQQWFAQLYAHADADADPSSAGRSMNGHFATRSLDANGEWKDLMAQPNSSPDISPTAGQMPRLLGLAQASKVFRHSPALHGHTHLTHMGNEVAFGTIGDASTSEGHFWETMNAAGVLQVPLAMSVWDDGWGISVSKAYQTTKGSISALLQGFQREPGTNGIEIFRTKGWDYVSLNRTYEKAIALCRDEHVPVLIHVEEVTQPQGHSTSGSHERYKSAELLEWYKVYDCNVKFREWILSARPGGEVIATAEELDALEAKAKADARAGQKAAWAAFQGEIKAERDEVVGLIEGSGAEGCAAIAAELKAEMAPGRKEVLSAARRALLAAGGQASALKAWVDSARTLNAERYGSHLYSQSARSCLNVREIPVEYATDEMVDGRIIIRDNFKALFEREPLLLTFGEDTGKIGDVNQGMEGMQVQFGELRVSDTGIREATILGQGIGMALRGLRPVAEIQYLDYLLYCLQGMSDDLATVLWRTKGGQKCPLIVRTRGHRLEGVWHSGSPMGMIINSVRGVVVCVPRNMQQASGMYNTLLLSDDPALVIECLNGYRSKERLPSNLGAFTVPIGQVEVVREGNDLTLVSYGSTFNICAKACETLEGMGISVELIDARTLLPFDRAHRTVESLKKTNRLLVVDEDVPGGASAYLLQQILEEQDGYRWLDATPSTLTAKAHRPAYGSDGDYFSKPSVEDVVEKCVRMTNE